A window of the Gordonia humi genome harbors these coding sequences:
- a CDS encoding DNA polymerase Y family protein: protein MAVWCPDWPAVAAASTAGLTATAPIAVLEAGTVQACSRAARATGVRRGMRKRQAQSLCPDLVLSDADPARDGRLFDPVVTAVTDVVPLTEVLRPGLLVVTADRAARYFGGEDALAEQIVDAVATTGVVASVGTADELFTAVLAARSGQTVPPGTDAAYLATRPISDLTVESTLSGPERGNLVDLLWRLGLRTLGAFAELSAADVTSRFTADAVTAHRLAAGMPGRRPSRAPIPAALEVEYECDPPIDRIDAAAFLGRRLADDLHRRLSAASLACTRLTVHAITERGQRHSRTWRCAEPLTPEATADRVRWQLEGWLTGGARGGSAPDSPIARLQLEPVEVVDPGTLQYAFVGAGLPTAVGDGLGDRARRALVRVQGLLGGEAVRVPVRSGGRGPAEQVSLVALGDELVAERDPDAAWPDRLARPSPALLSHTDAEVLDADGRLVAVTLRGAFTAEPTDVRIGRSLHRLRWWAGPWPFGSAAQPLAVSARAQVLLEDSRALLLCYREEEWTVEGVYE, encoded by the coding sequence ATGGCGGTGTGGTGCCCGGACTGGCCGGCCGTGGCGGCCGCGTCGACGGCGGGGCTGACCGCCACGGCACCGATCGCGGTATTGGAGGCGGGCACGGTGCAGGCGTGCTCGCGGGCGGCACGGGCCACCGGTGTGCGACGAGGCATGCGCAAGCGGCAGGCGCAGTCGTTGTGCCCGGATCTGGTGCTCTCCGATGCGGATCCGGCGCGAGACGGGAGGCTGTTCGATCCGGTGGTGACGGCGGTGACCGATGTGGTCCCGCTGACCGAGGTGCTGCGTCCCGGCCTGCTCGTGGTGACCGCCGACCGCGCCGCGCGCTATTTCGGCGGAGAGGACGCGCTCGCCGAACAGATCGTCGACGCCGTCGCCACGACCGGGGTCGTCGCCTCGGTCGGGACCGCCGATGAACTGTTCACCGCGGTGCTCGCCGCGCGGTCGGGTCAGACGGTGCCCCCGGGGACGGATGCCGCTTATCTGGCCACGAGACCGATCTCGGACCTCACCGTCGAGTCGACGCTGTCCGGACCGGAACGCGGGAATCTCGTCGACCTGCTGTGGCGACTCGGCCTTCGAACCCTGGGGGCGTTCGCCGAACTGTCGGCCGCCGATGTGACATCACGGTTCACCGCCGACGCGGTGACCGCGCACCGACTGGCCGCCGGGATGCCCGGACGGCGTCCCAGTCGCGCGCCGATCCCCGCCGCGCTGGAGGTGGAGTACGAATGCGATCCGCCGATCGATCGCATCGACGCGGCGGCGTTCCTCGGTCGCCGTCTCGCCGACGACCTGCACCGACGTCTATCGGCGGCGTCGCTGGCCTGCACCCGGTTGACCGTGCATGCGATCACCGAACGCGGCCAACGGCATTCGCGGACCTGGCGATGCGCCGAACCGCTCACCCCGGAAGCGACGGCCGACCGTGTCCGGTGGCAGTTGGAGGGTTGGCTGACCGGTGGTGCGCGGGGCGGGAGCGCTCCCGACTCGCCGATCGCCAGGCTGCAGCTGGAACCGGTGGAGGTGGTCGACCCGGGGACTCTGCAGTACGCGTTCGTCGGCGCCGGACTGCCCACTGCCGTCGGTGACGGTCTCGGCGACCGCGCTCGACGGGCTCTGGTCCGCGTGCAGGGGTTGCTTGGCGGCGAAGCCGTGCGGGTGCCGGTCCGCAGCGGCGGTCGCGGTCCGGCCGAGCAGGTGTCGCTGGTGGCATTGGGCGACGAACTCGTCGCCGAGCGGGACCCGGACGCGGCCTGGCCCGACCGGTTGGCTCGGCCGTCGCCTGCTCTGCTCTCGCACACCGATGCCGAGGTGCTCGACGCGGACGGTCGTCTCGTCGCGGTGACCCTGCGCGGTGCGTTCACCGCCGAGCCGACGGACGTGCGGATCGGACGCAGTCTGCATCGCCTGCGGTGGTGGGCCGGTCCGTGGCCCTTCGGATCGGCCGCGCAGCCTCTCGCGGTGTCGGCGAGAGCCCAAGTGCTGCTGGAGGATTCGCGCGCATTGCTGCTGTGCTATCGGGAAGAGGAGTGGACGGTGGAGGGGGTGTACGAGTGA
- a CDS encoding SDR family oxidoreductase, whose amino-acid sequence MTGYLLTGASGFIGRRVLQRLLAADPAVRITAVVRSASVPRFAQMLETIDGGDRVITATGDLTVDGLGVDAAALGDVDHVIHLAAIYDMAADAASQEAANIEGTRRVTALAVELDAMMHHVSSIAVSGDYDGVFTETDFDKGQGFPTPYHRTKFEAEKIVRDAPDLRWRVYRPTAVVGDSRTGEMDKIDGPYYFFGQLAGLGKLPSFVKMPMPDLGRIELVPVDYVADAIVALVDHRPDESELVFHLADPTPRTITDMVNALAPAFDAPRGFDVVPNALVRPLLAAGSRGPLRAARDLVVAQLGVPPVMADLVSLPVDFRSDSSAATLRELGVEIPDLTEYGPRLWRYWYDNLDPARHRRRDLRGPLVGTNILITGASAGIGRATARMCIRRGANVFLVARDADRLAEAVAELETETPVDGLPLGRAYAYQADITDEASVQTVVKSIIAEHGHVDVLVNNAGRSIRRSTLNAVDRSHDYQRTMAVNYFGAVYMTLALLPHMAERQSGHVVNVSSIAVQSRGPRFGAYAASKAALEAFSAATAAETLSDHITFSTVRLPLTRTRMIAPTDAYESQHGVWSVDKAAARVLHAVVDRPTRINTFLGDLVDAGHHLLPRLTTRIMHQEFLMVGESDAALGRK is encoded by the coding sequence GTGACCGGATACCTTCTGACGGGCGCGAGCGGCTTCATCGGCCGCCGCGTACTGCAGCGACTCCTCGCCGCCGATCCCGCCGTGCGCATCACCGCGGTCGTCCGCTCCGCATCGGTGCCGCGTTTCGCTCAGATGCTCGAGACGATCGACGGCGGCGACCGGGTGATCACCGCGACCGGCGATCTCACCGTCGACGGCCTCGGCGTCGACGCCGCGGCTCTGGGCGACGTGGACCACGTGATCCATCTGGCCGCGATCTACGACATGGCGGCCGATGCGGCGTCGCAGGAAGCGGCGAACATCGAGGGCACGCGGCGGGTCACCGCGCTCGCCGTCGAACTCGACGCGATGATGCATCATGTCTCGTCGATCGCGGTGTCCGGCGACTACGACGGAGTCTTCACCGAAACCGACTTCGACAAGGGGCAGGGCTTCCCCACCCCGTACCATCGCACCAAGTTCGAAGCCGAGAAGATCGTCCGTGATGCTCCTGACTTGCGCTGGCGCGTCTACCGGCCGACCGCCGTCGTCGGGGACTCGCGCACCGGCGAAATGGACAAGATCGACGGCCCCTACTACTTCTTCGGCCAGTTGGCCGGTCTCGGGAAGCTGCCGTCGTTCGTGAAGATGCCGATGCCCGACCTCGGACGCATCGAGTTGGTGCCGGTCGACTACGTGGCCGACGCTATCGTCGCTCTCGTCGACCACCGTCCCGACGAGAGCGAGCTCGTGTTCCACTTGGCCGATCCGACACCGAGGACCATCACCGACATGGTCAACGCGCTGGCACCCGCGTTCGACGCGCCGCGCGGATTCGACGTCGTGCCGAACGCGTTGGTACGCCCGCTTCTGGCGGCCGGTTCCCGCGGTCCGCTGCGTGCCGCACGCGATCTGGTGGTGGCCCAGCTCGGGGTTCCGCCGGTCATGGCAGACCTCGTCTCGCTTCCGGTCGACTTCCGCAGCGACTCCTCGGCCGCGACGCTGCGCGAACTCGGCGTCGAGATCCCCGATCTGACCGAGTACGGCCCGCGACTGTGGCGGTACTGGTACGACAATCTCGATCCGGCCCGGCACCGTCGCCGGGATCTGCGTGGACCGCTGGTCGGCACCAACATCCTGATCACCGGCGCGTCCGCTGGTATCGGCCGGGCGACGGCGCGTATGTGCATCCGCCGGGGTGCGAACGTCTTCCTCGTCGCCCGCGACGCCGACCGGCTCGCCGAGGCCGTCGCCGAACTGGAGACCGAGACGCCCGTCGACGGACTGCCGCTCGGCCGAGCGTACGCATACCAGGCCGACATCACCGACGAGGCATCGGTGCAGACCGTCGTGAAGTCGATCATCGCCGAGCACGGTCACGTCGACGTGCTGGTCAACAACGCGGGCCGATCCATCCGTCGGTCGACGCTGAACGCGGTGGACCGCTCGCACGACTATCAGCGGACGATGGCCGTCAACTACTTCGGCGCCGTCTACATGACCCTCGCACTGCTCCCGCACATGGCCGAGCGTCAGTCCGGGCACGTGGTGAACGTGTCGTCGATCGCCGTGCAGAGTCGCGGGCCGAGGTTCGGCGCGTACGCCGCGTCGAAGGCGGCGCTCGAGGCGTTCAGCGCGGCGACCGCGGCCGAAACCCTCTCGGACCACATCACGTTCAGCACCGTGCGACTCCCGCTGACGCGGACTCGGATGATCGCGCCGACCGACGCCTACGAATCACAGCACGGTGTGTGGAGCGTCGACAAGGCCGCCGCCCGGGTGCTGCACGCCGTCGTCGACCGTCCGACGAGGATCAACACCTTTCTCGGCGATCTCGTCGACGCGGGCCACCACCTGCTGCCCCGCCTGACCACCCGCATCATGCACCAGGAGTTCCTGATGGTCGGCGAGTCGGACGCGGCGTTGGGTCGGAAGTAG
- the def gene encoding peptide deformylase: MPVEELLRLGTVRPIVRWGEPVLHRPARPVTDFGDDLQNLLADMFATNRAASGAGLAAQQIGVDLAVFIYDCADETGRRRTGVVCNPICEQPRGAERRLISYDEGCHSLPGAFVDLARPESATCRGFDQFGEPIELTGGGTFGRCLQHETDHLGGTVFGDRLSSKKRRQLYRRFEETADEYPAEWPVEIATSRMR; the protein is encoded by the coding sequence ATGCCTGTCGAAGAACTGCTCCGTCTCGGAACCGTCCGCCCGATCGTTCGCTGGGGTGAACCTGTCTTGCACCGCCCCGCCCGGCCGGTCACCGACTTCGGTGACGACCTTCAGAACCTTCTCGCCGACATGTTCGCGACCAACCGAGCCGCGTCCGGTGCGGGACTGGCGGCGCAGCAGATCGGTGTCGACCTGGCCGTCTTCATCTACGACTGCGCCGATGAGACCGGGCGACGCCGCACCGGGGTCGTCTGCAACCCGATATGCGAGCAGCCCCGGGGCGCCGAGCGACGTCTGATCTCGTACGACGAGGGGTGTCACTCGCTGCCGGGCGCGTTCGTTGATCTGGCGCGCCCCGAGTCGGCGACATGTCGAGGGTTCGACCAGTTCGGTGAGCCGATCGAGTTGACCGGCGGCGGTACATTCGGCCGGTGCCTGCAGCACGAGACCGATCACCTGGGCGGGACGGTGTTCGGCGATCGGTTGTCGTCGAAGAAGCGCAGACAGTTGTATCGCCGGTTCGAGGAGACGGCGGACGAGTATCCGGCGGAGTGGCCGGTAGAGATCGCGACGAGTCGTATGCGGTGA